The genome window GGCGATGTTGAACGTGCGCAGGAAGGCGTCGGTGGCCGGGCTGATGCGGACGATCGTCCCCGGTGAGAGCGGGATCGTCTGAACGAGCGCCGCGGCGAGGATGACGACGAGACCCGCAACGACCGACCACTCAATCGGCCGCCGATATCGTGCGCCCGGCGCGACGAGGCCGAGGGCGCCAATTCCCGCGCACGCCCAGAACAGCGGTGTATAGCACCAGTCGTAGACCGCGCCAAAGGCGAACGCTCCCCAAGCCAAGGCGGCCAGGAGGAGGACGGAGAAGAAGGGTGGCACGGGGAGATTCTAGTCGAAGACTCTCGTCAGTCGCGCTGTCCGAGCCTGTGGTGAGAGGCGTAGAGGGCGAGTTCCAGGCGGTTCGAGACGCCGAGCTTGTCGAAGACGTGGGACAGATGGTTCTTGACGGTCTGCGGGCTGAGGTTGAACTGCTGGCCGATGTCCTTGTTCGTCGCGCCCTCGACCACGGCGGCCACGATCTGCAGTTCGCGCGCCGTCAGCGTGGCGGCCGGGCGTGGTGGGGTCGGCTCGGTGGTCTCGCGGAGCGATTCCAAGATCCGCCCGAACTCCTGGTGACCCACCCAATATTCGCCCGCGATGACGCTCCGAATACACTTGTAGAGCACCTCGATCGCCGCGTGCTTCAGCAGGACGCCTCGCGCCCCGAGCTGCACAGCGCGCACGATCTCGGCGCTGTCGATCTCCGCCGTCAGGATGACGATGCGCGCGTCGAGCGCATGGTCGGCGAGATCGCGCAGCACGTCGATACCGCTCGCGCGGGGCATGGCGAGATCGAGCAACAGGATGTCTGGCCGGAGCTCGACCGTCACGCGCACCGCCTCCACGCCGTCGCCACACATCCCCACGACCTCGAACCCCGGCTCCGACTCGAGCAGGCGCTGCAGCCCCTCGCGAAAGATGGCGTGGTCGTCCGCAATGACGATGCGGATGGGGGGGGTGGAATTGGACATGGGGAGTTTCAGAATAGCACGCAGGCGGGAGATCTGCGGACAGGGGATGCCGCTGCCGGTTCGCGGTCGCAGTCGTCAGCGCTGTTTTCGGAAACGGACAACGTTGCCGGCATCCTCGACGGGCTCCGTCTTCGGCCGGGCGGGCTTTTCGACAGCGGGCTTCGGGGGCGGCGCGAGTTGCGCGGCGGTGATGTTCTCCAGGAGGCGGTGGTGCCTGGTGTGGAGCACCAGCTCGAGGCGGCTGTCCACGCCCAGCTTGTCGAACACGCGCGAAAGGTGGTTCTTGATCGTCTGCCGGCTCAGGCCGAGCTGGTCCCCAATCTGTTTGTTGGTCGCGCCCTCGACGACGGCGGCGACAATCTGCAGTTCTCGGAGCGTCAGTCCGGCGGCAGTCCCCGGCAGCGGCTCTGGCCGCGGGCCGTCGCGCAGCGTCTCCACGATCTGCGCGAATTGGTCCGGGGCCACCCAGAACTCGCCCGCCATCACCGCGCGGATGCAGGCATAGAGCTGATCGATCGCCGCGTTCTTGATCAGCACGCCGCGCGCACCGAGTTGCATGACGCGCACCACGTCCTCGCGTTCGACGTCGGCGGTGAGCACGACCACACGCACATCGAGTTGCCGATCACGCAGTGCCATCAGCGTGTCGACCCCGCTCAACACGGGCATCGACAGGTCGAGCAACAGGAGATCCGGCTTCAACTCCTCGACCAGGCGCAAGGCCTCCGCTCCGTCACCGCACAGGCCGATGACGGCAAATCCAGGGTCGATTTCAAGCAGGCGCTGAAGCCCCTCGCGAAAGATCGCGTGGTCGTCGGCGATCACGATCCTTGTCGGACTGGACGGAACGGACATTATGAGTCGATGATCCTGGTCAGTCGATGATGCTCGTCAGTCGAGATTGCCACTGGCCGGCTGCCGTCTCGTGGTCAGCGGGCCAGCGTGATCTCGAGCCTTGCGCCGCGGCCGAGGCGCGAGTCTATCGTCAGCTGGCCGCCTATCGAGCGCACGCGTTCCTTGATGATCACCGGTCCCCGCCGCTCGCTGGCAAGCTCTTTCAGCGACAACCGCCCCTCGAAGTCGAACCCTGTCCCGTCGTCTTCGACGTCGAGGCACCAGCCGTCTGGCGTCTGCGCGAAGCGCACGACGACGTTCTTTGCGCCACTGTGTTTGCGGACGTTCGCCAGCGACTCCTGCACGATGGCCGCAAGCTGCCGGCACACCCGCGGCGGCAGCGCCACCTCGTTCAGGTCGCAGAGGAACCGCGCGCGGATGCCGGTCCGCACCTGGAACCGCTCCACCGTATCCGCCACGTGCTCGACGAAGTTCGTCGGGTCCACGTCATCGAGCTTCAACATCTGCATCAGATCGCGGACGTTCAAGACTTCCTGCGCGAGCGCGCCCTGCAGCACGCCCAGCCGCTCGTGCACGTCCGGCGAGAGGCCCGCTCCGGGTTGACGCCGCAACACCTCGAGCTCCATCTCCACCCCGATGAGCGACTGGATCACGCCGTCGTGCAACGCGCGAGAGATGGTCGTTCGCTCGACCGCGCCGCTGCGCGACTCGAGCCGGCGCTGCAGGTAGAGGTTGAAGACCGCCGGAGCGACCTGACGCACGACGACTTGCAGGAATCGCAGGTGATTCCGACGGCTGCCCCCCATCTCGGAATCGAAGATGATGAGCCGTCCTCTCCATCCATCGCCTCGGACGTGCGGCAGGGCGTACACGGTGGTCCAGTCGGGCGGCACGTCACACAGCGCCGCGACGGTGCAGCCGCGGCTGGTCGCGCATGGCCGGCGGATGCGCGTTCCGTTGACGTCGAGAGCGAGCGGGTTGAGGGCGTGAACGCCGCACTCGTGACGAGTCCGCAGGCTCCTCCGAAGGAACAGCGCGTCGACCTCGGGAGGCACGTCGAGCGAGTACTGCGAGGCGGCGCCGCTCGCTTCGCGCGTCAAGCGAATCTGCGCTTCCTGCCCGGGCTGCTGCTGCACGTGCCACAAGTACACGCGGCCGGTCCCGTCTTCTTCGAGCGCGAGAACGCCGCGCGGCGCGGCCAACGTCGTCAGCAGGTCCGAGAGCACGGCCCTGACGCTGGCCACCAGCCCCTTCTCGCCGGTGACGCGGCTCATGATGCGCGCGACGGCAACCGATCGCAGGCGCTGCCGCTGCTCTTCCCCCGCGAGGAATCCTATCAGCAGTGCGCCGACGCCGATATAGACCCCGCGGATCAGCGACTCGTGCACGAGCGGATGCGGTCCGACGCCCCACCAAAGGTGCAGTCCCCATGCCGCGAGTGCGGTCACCAGGGCGAACGCGCCGGTGAGAATCGTGGCTGGGAACCCCCAGCGATAGCCGGCCGACAGCAGGGTATAGAGGAAGAGCGACACGAACGGGCTGTTCGCACCGCCCGTTGTCGCTGTGACGACGACGATCAACGCAAGATCGACGAGATGAAGGGCGAGGCCGCCACGGACGATGGCGAATGGGGCCAGGTGCGCGGTGACCAGCACCGCGACGCTGAAGACCACGAATGCGGACAGTACGAGCGTCGGCAACTCGCCGAATTGGCCGAGTCCACCCGGGTGCAGTTCGACGGCAATCAAGCCGACCACTACGAAGGTCAGGCGTGCGGCGGCCAGGATCTTCGCGACGAATATCGCGTGTTGCGGGTCGATCTGGTAGACGCCGTCCGCACGGCGGCCGACGAGCCATCGCGGCGCGCGGAGGAACCGGAAGTGCGGGGACATCCTCCTACTGCCTGGCTGGCGAGAAGCGGCCCGTCCCTGCCGGGTCCACCTCCACGCGCACGCTGCCGTCGGCCAGGTAGGTCAGGCGACGGTCTGGGGTGCCACGGCGCGTGCTGTCGAACGCGACGGTCGCGAGCGCGCCGCTGGCGTAGGTCTCCCACTTGTCGATCTTGCCGTCGCCCGCGCTCGATTCCTCGGCTCGCATCAGCACGCCGGCCTGGTAGTACTCGGTACGGGTGATCTTCCCGTCACGGCTGCCAGAAATCTCCATCTTCGCCAGTTTGCCGTCCGCTCCGGCGTACGCCCACGCATCCGGCTTCCCGTCGTCCGGGCGCGAGATGCCGACCTTCTCGAGCTGCGAGTTCAGACCGTAGTACTCCCACCGGTCCACCTTGCCGTCACCGTTCCGATCGATTTCGATGCGGACGATGCGCGAACCGTCCATGTAGCTCCAGGTATCGATCTTCCCGGTCTTCTTCGAGTCGAACGTCAGCATCGTCAGCTTGCCGGTCTGCTTGTCGTAGACCGCCTTCACCTGTCCCGCGGCCGGCTGGTCGGTCTTCCTGGTGCACGCGGCGGCGCCCACGGTGAGAATCAACGCGGCGACGAGGAGCATGGAGAATCGATGCATGCTGGACCTCAGCGGTGGTGGCAATTCCGTTGGTGACGGTCGGCGGCCTGCGGCAAGTGGTCGCGACTTCAGGACGCCGGTTGCAGGTATTGTCCACGCGGGGGGGGCGGTGTCAAGGGCTTCGGGAGAGGCGCGTCGTCCTACTGAGGCTTCAGCGCCTTCGATCTGATGCCCAAGTTTCGCATCTTCCGATAGAGGTTCGGCCGCTGAACGCCCAGCGCCTCTGCGGCATCCGCAATTCGGCCGCGGTGAGATTCGATGGCGGTGCTGATGTAGTCCCGCTCGAAGTGGCGGGTCGCCTCGCGAAGCGTGCCGACGGTCTGGAAGTTCTCGACGGCGCCATCGAGGTGGACAGCGTTCAGGACGTCCTCGACGGAAATCGTTTGTGTGGGCACGCGCTCCGCCAGCATTTGGGCGAGTGCCAGAAGTTCTGCCACGTTGCCGTGCCATGGCAACGCGGTCAGTAGCGCCACGGCCTCGGGATCGAAGACCTTCGGGCCAGTCTCCTGGCGGCGGCACTCGTCGTTGAGAAACGAGGCGGCGAGTTCCGGGATGTCTTCCCGGCGCTTCCGGAGGGGGGGGACCTCGATGCGGATGCCGGCCAACCGCTGCCACAGGTCGGCGCGAATCACCGCATCTCCGGCAGACGCGGACACCCACGCCGCGGCGGACGCCATCGGGCGAAGGCCGATGCGGTGGTCGTCGAACAGGCGCGCCAGGCGCCACTGGGACTGCGCGGGAAGGGTCTCGATCTGCGCGAAGAACAACGTGCCGCTCTGGCAGGCGGCCGGACGTTCGTCGATCAGGGCCACGAGGCGGTCGACACAACCGGCAGTGCAGTCCAGACGCTGGAAAGGAGCCGACAGGCCGGCCCAACGCCGATGGACTTCGCGAGCCAGGAGTTGACGCCCGGTGCCGCGCTCGCCACAGATGAGCACACCTCCAGGTTGCGCAGCCGCCACCTCGACGCTCTCGAGAACGGCACGCATGGACGATGAGTGGGCGACAATTCGGCGAAGGTGGGTGGAATTCGGCGGAGCCGGTTCAACCATGCGCCGGAGTGTAGGAAAAGATACACTCCCCGTCGAGCGCCAAGTTGCGCCAAACCGCGCCATCGGTGGCCAGGTCGTGTCGTGTCGCTAGATTGCGTGCACCTGTGGCGGGTGGTGTTGAGAACCGCGACAGCCGGTCACACCCCAAAGAAGTCCCTGATCTGTTTCCGCAACTCGGGCAGCGAGTCGGTGTGGTTGACGAGCTGTCGGAGGTGGGAGCCGTTGTCGAGGCCGCGGGTGAACCAGGCGGATAGCGCGCGGACCTTGTTGATCACCCACCGGTCGTGACCCCGGTCAGGCCCGCCCGCCCCCTGGACGCCGATCGACACAGAGTGCCCAGATATCGCGGAGGCGCCTTCCGTCATCGAATGGCCCTCTGTGGCTTGCGGTCGTTGCGTGGATCTCCTCGACCCGGCCGCCTCGTGGCGGAAGTCGGCGGGTTCGTTGACACGTTCGGTCAGGAGCAGGTCGATGTACTCGAGCAGGAAGCGGCCGCGCTCGGCCAGGGAGGTTTCCGGGACAGCGCGGCCCGCGGCGAGCGCCGCGGCCTGGGCGAAGATCCACGGGTTGCGTAGCACCCCGCGGCCGACGAGGATGCCGGCGACTCCGGACTCCTCGAGGCGACGGAGCAAATCGTGCGGCTCGGTGCAGTCGCCGTTGCCGAAGACGGGAATGGAGACGGCCCTGGCAACTCGCGCGATCAGGTCCCAGTCTGCACGGCCGCCGTAGGACTGCGCGGCGGTCCGCCCGTGCACCGAAATCGCGGCGGCGCCGGCCTTCTCCACGAGTCTGGCCAACTCCGGCGCGTTCACCTCGCGGTCGTTCCAGCCGGCCCGCATCTTCACGGTGACCGGTATCGACACGGCACGCGTCATCGCCTGGACGATCGCGGCCGCACGGTCCGGTTCGCGCATCAGGCGGCAGCCGGCGTTCCCCTTGGCCACCTTCGGCACGGGGCAGCCCATGTTGACATCCACCGCGTCGGCGCCAATCCCTTCGAGGATCAGGGCGGCGCGCGCCATCTTCTCCGGATCGCCGCCGAAGAGCTGAACGGCGACCGGCCGCTCCTCTTCGGTGAACTCCACGTATTGCAGGGTGCGGTCGAGGCCGCGCACCAATCCTTCCGAACTGACCATCTCCGTCACAACCAGACCGCACCCGCCCTGACGCTTCACCAAGCGGCGAAAGGCCGTATCGGTCATCCCGGCCATGGGGGCAAGGGCGAAGGGAGTGGACAGAGGAAGAAGGGACATGGCGGTCGGTGATACTCGTCAGTCGGTGATGCTCGTCAGTCGGTGATGCCGACTGACCAGCCTGTCCGCCTACATCTTCCTGATGTCGGCAGCATCAACCGTCACCACCACGGCCCGGCTGATCAGGTACACAGACAGAACGAGCCGGGCGCGCGGACCTTTCTTCACGAGGTGCCCTTTCACCCCCGTCAGCGGCCCGTGCACGACTTCGACGGGATCGCCTTCCTGGATGAACGGGCACGGATCGTACTGCAGGCCGCTCGTCACCAGGCGGCGGATGCTGCTCACTTCCGAGTCGGGAATTGGCGCCAGCTTGCCGTCGAACGAGACAATCGTGGCGACGCCGGTGCACGTGAGGATCTTCAGCGCGTCGTGCGACTCGAAGCGCGCGAAGCAATACCCGGGAAACAGCGGCCAGTCGATCTGCTTGCTGCGATCCTTCCAGCGGCTCCAGCGCATGACGGTCGGCAGGAAGACCTCGATGTCCTTGCTCGCCAGTTGGTCGTGCACCGCCTTCTCGGCGCGCGACCGCGTCCACACGGCGTACCAGGGTTCGGCCGACGTGCTCGGACTGTCTGGCCCCGAGCGCTCGGTCGGAACGCTCGGCTTCTGCTGCGCCGGTTCGTAGGCTCCTGGCATCACCCTCAGCCTTTCGCCGGAACCGTCAACTCCTCGCCCACCCTCTTGTCGTACAGCTTCTTCAGGTCGGCGTTCTTCCAGTCGATGATCGCCTGGGCGCGCAGCTTCTGCAGGAACTTCTGGAACTCGGCCGCGCGTTTGGTGTTCGCCACCTTGTCCGCAATCTGGTCGCGCGCCTGGTCGAACGCAAGCACGGCGGCCGCATTCAGCGTCTCGATCTTGAAGATCTGATAGCCGCCCGCGGTGCGCAGCACGGGCGTGACGTCGCCCTGCTTCATGGTATCGAACACCTTGCGCAGTTCCGGCGCCAGGTCGTCCTTGCTGATCGGCCCGATGAGACCCCCGTTGGCCTTCGAGGCAGCGTCGGATGCCTCTCCGACCACCTTCTCGAAATTCTCGCCGCCGGCGACGCGTCCCCTGATTGTCTCGGCCTTCGTCTTCGCCGCCTCGTCCTCCGCGACGTTCATCCCCTTTGCGCTCTTCGGCACGGACACCAGGATTTCGCGCAGCATCATCGTCGCGGGCGACGTGAAGTCCGACTTGTGGCCGTCGAAGTACTTGTGGGCCTCTTCCTCGCTGACGGAAATGCGACCGAGCACCTCGGCCTGCTGCACCTGGGTGATGACCGCCGACTTCTCGATGGACCGCCGCAGGTCGGCCAGCGTCAGATTCTCGGCCTTGAGGGCTCCCTCGAACTGCTCCTCGGTCTCGATCTTGTTCTCTTTCTTGATGTTGTCCACGATCTGCTTGAAGCGATCGTCGGTGAGCTTGTAGCCGAGGTCCTTGCCGCGCTGCAGCAGCAACATCTCGTCGATCGTCTCGACGATGATCTGCGGCGTCATCTCGGCGATGGCCTTCTTCAAATCGGCGTCGGACATGTTGGCCTGATTGCCACGCTGCCGCAGCGCCGCCACCTGCCGGGTCTCGAGGTCGGACTTGGTGATGATGTCGCCGTTCACCTTGACGAGCACCTGCTCGATGATCTCGGCGCGGACGGTCACGAGGCCGACTGTCGCGAGTGCCACGACGAACACGAGCGGGCGAACGAGGCGAGTTGTACTGAACATGCTCTGCTTTCTGCTCATTGTCACGTTGCCGCCGACGCCAGCTAAACTATTGAAGAGGGTTATTTTACTTCGATCCGACCAATTCACTCAACACGCCGGCGACGCGGGTCAGGACGCCGTCGGGGCCCCGGGGGTCTTCCTTGGTCGGCCGCAGGATCGCTTCCTTGCTGAACCCGGGGCGCACCTCATCCTCCGTCGCTCGCGCGGTCCACCAGGAGGTGCCCTGCGGTCGCCGGGCTCGCCGTAGGTCGCCGGAGCCGACCGGCGAACGCGTGAAGCTCGCCGCTCCTCTTCCGGCGCGATCGGCGGGCTTCAGGGCCCGCCCGGCATCGCGCACCTTCGCCTTCCAGTTCAGGTCGAGCTTCAGGCTCGCCGGGGGGGCCAGGGTGACCTCCGGGTGCTCGCGCACGAGGCGGATCACGAGGTTCGGGTCTGGTCCGCCCTGACCCTTGAATGTAAAGACGACGGAGGAGCCCTGGCGGTCGATCTTCTCGACGCCAATTCGGTCGGCCATGATGCGAATCCGGCCGTAGTCCACCAGATTCAGCACCTCCGCCGGCATCGGGCCATACCGATCCTGGATTTCCTCGATGATGCCCTCGAGCTCGCGGTCGGTGCGGGATCCCGCCACTCGGCGGTAGAGCGCAAGGCGTTGCGACTGCTCGGGCACGTAGGCCTCGCCAATCCTTAGGTCGATGTTCAGGTTCACGGTCGCGCGCGTCTCGTCCTCGACCTCCTCACCCTTCAATTCGCGAACGGTCTGCTCGAGCAGCTTCATGTACATCTCGAAGCCAATCGCCTCGATGTGGCCGCTCTGCTCGCCGCCGAGCAGGTTGCCGGCGCCGCGGATCTCGAGGTCGAGCGCGGCCACACGGAAACCGCTGCCGAGGTCGCTGAACTCGCGGATTGCCGCGAGCCGCTTGCGGGCGATCGGCGACAGCGTGTTGCCGGGCGGGATGAGGAGGTAGGCGTACGCGGGCCGATCCGATCGGCCAACGCGGCCGCGAAGCTGATAGAGCTGTGACAATCCGTAGCGGTCGGCTCGATTGATCAGGATGGTGTTGACGTTCGGGATGTCGAGGCCGTTCTCGACGATGGTCGTCGCCAGCAGGATGTCGTACTTGCGCGCCACGAAGTCGACCATCGCGCGCTCCAGCGCGTCCTCGCTCATCTGGCCGTGGCCGATCACGATCTTCGCCTCAGGCACGAGGCGCTGCACGAGGTCGCCAATCGCGTAGATCGACTCCACCCGATTGTGGACGAAGTAGATCTGTCCGCCGCGCGCCAACTCGTTGCGGACGACGCGCGCGATGAGCTGCTGGTCGAAGCGCACGACATTGGTCTGGATGGCGAGGCGATCTTTCGGCGGCGTCTCGATGATGGACATGTCGCGGATGCCCACGAGCGACATGTTCAGCGTCCGCGGAATCGGCGTCGCGGTCATCGTCAACACGTCCACCTTGCGGCGCATCTGCTTGATGCGCTCCTTGTGCGCCACGCCGAACCGCTGCTCCTCGTCCACGACGAGCAGGCCGAGATCCTTGAACAGCACGTCCTTCGACAGCAGACGATGCGTGCCGACGATCGCTTCGATCTTGCCTTCAGCGAGATCGGTGAGCGTCTGCTTGATCTCGCCTTTCGTGCGGAAGCGGCTGACCATGTCGATGCGCACCGGAAATCCCGCGAACCGTTCGCGCAGGGTCTTGAGGTGCTGGAACGCGAGCACGGTTGTCGGCGCGAGGAACGCCACCTGCTTGCCATCCATCACGGCCTTGAACGCGGCGCGCATCGCCACCTCGGTCTTGCCGTAGCCGACGTCGCCGCACAGCAGACGGTCCATCGGCGTGGATGACTCCATGTCGGACTTGATGTCGGAGATGGCGGCCTTCTGATCCACGGTCAGGTCGTACGGGAACGTGCCCTCGAATTCCTCTTGCCAGTGTGTGTCTGGCGAGAACGAGTGGCCGGGCACGGCCTTGCGCTGGGCGTAGAGCTTGAGCAACTCCTCCGCCATGTCGCGCATCGCTTTCTTGACGCGCGTCTTCGCCCGCTCCCACGTCGTCCCGCCCATGCGGTCGAGCGACGGCCGGCTGGCGCCGGTGTACTTCTGCAGCAGGTCGAGGCGCTCGACCGGGACGAACAGCTTGTCGTCGCCCGCATAGCGCAGCTCGAGGAATTCCTGCGTGGACTCGCTGTACGGGTCCGTGGAGATCTGGCGGAGGCCCACGAATCGGCCGATGCCGTGATCGACGTGGACGACGAAGTCGCCGACCTTGAGGTCGCGGAAGTCGGAAAGGAATGCGCGCGAGGCGGAGCGGCGACGATCGGCGGCGCGCCGCTCTTCCTCGAACACGTCCGACTCCGCGAAGATCTGCAGGCCGGCGTCGGGCAGGCGGAATCCGCGCGAGAGCGTGCCGACTGCGACGAGGACGGCGGCGGCGTGCGCCATCTCGCCGCGCGCCTGGACGTTCTCGCGTTGTCGCGGATCGACGAAGACGGGGACGGCGATCAACTCGTAATCGCTGAGGACTTCGACCGTGCGCTCGGCGCGGCCGGGCGTTTCGGCCACGAACAGGACCGTCTCGCCGGACTGGCGCGCGGACTTGATGGCGGCAACCCAGTCGGCGATGCGGCCGCGGAACTCGATGCTGGGCTGGCAGGAG of Vicinamibacterales bacterium contains these proteins:
- a CDS encoding response regulator transcription factor, producing the protein MSNSTPPIRIVIADDHAIFREGLQRLLESEPGFEVVGMCGDGVEAVRVTVELRPDILLLDLAMPRASGIDVLRDLADHALDARIVILTAEIDSAEIVRAVQLGARGVLLKHAAIEVLYKCIRSVIAGEYWVGHQEFGRILESLRETTEPTPPRPAATLTARELQIVAAVVEGATNKDIGQQFNLSPQTVKNHLSHVFDKLGVSNRLELALYASHHRLGQRD
- a CDS encoding response regulator transcription factor, which codes for MIADDHAIFREGLQRLLEIDPGFAVIGLCGDGAEALRLVEELKPDLLLLDLSMPVLSGVDTLMALRDRQLDVRVVVLTADVEREDVVRVMQLGARGVLIKNAAIDQLYACIRAVMAGEFWVAPDQFAQIVETLRDGPRPEPLPGTAAGLTLRELQIVAAVVEGATNKQIGDQLGLSRQTIKNHLSRVFDKLGVDSRLELVLHTRHHRLLENITAAQLAPPPKPAVEKPARPKTEPVEDAGNVVRFRKQR
- a CDS encoding histidine kinase produces the protein MSPHFRFLRAPRWLVGRRADGVYQIDPQHAIFVAKILAAARLTFVVVGLIAVELHPGGLGQFGELPTLVLSAFVVFSVAVLVTAHLAPFAIVRGGLALHLVDLALIVVVTATTGGANSPFVSLFLYTLLSAGYRWGFPATILTGAFALVTALAAWGLHLWWGVGPHPLVHESLIRGVYIGVGALLIGFLAGEEQRQRLRSVAVARIMSRVTGEKGLVASVRAVLSDLLTTLAAPRGVLALEEDGTGRVYLWHVQQQPGQEAQIRLTREASGAASQYSLDVPPEVDALFLRRSLRTRHECGVHALNPLALDVNGTRIRRPCATSRGCTVAALCDVPPDWTTVYALPHVRGDGWRGRLIIFDSEMGGSRRNHLRFLQVVVRQVAPAVFNLYLQRRLESRSGAVERTTISRALHDGVIQSLIGVEMELEVLRRQPGAGLSPDVHERLGVLQGALAQEVLNVRDLMQMLKLDDVDPTNFVEHVADTVERFQVRTGIRARFLCDLNEVALPPRVCRQLAAIVQESLANVRKHSGAKNVVVRFAQTPDGWCLDVEDDGTGFDFEGRLSLKELASERRGPVIIKERVRSIGGQLTIDSRLGRGARLEITLAR
- a CDS encoding sigma 54-interacting transcriptional regulator; protein product: MARFGATWRSTGSVSFPTLRRMVEPAPPNSTHLRRIVAHSSSMRAVLESVEVAAAQPGGVLICGERGTGRQLLAREVHRRWAGLSAPFQRLDCTAGCVDRLVALIDERPAACQSGTLFFAQIETLPAQSQWRLARLFDDHRIGLRPMASAAAWVSASAGDAVIRADLWQRLAGIRIEVPPLRKRREDIPELAASFLNDECRRQETGPKVFDPEAVALLTALPWHGNVAELLALAQMLAERVPTQTISVEDVLNAVHLDGAVENFQTVGTLREATRHFERDYISTAIESHRGRIADAAEALGVQRPNLYRKMRNLGIRSKALKPQ
- the dusB gene encoding tRNA dihydrouridine synthase DusB; translated protein: MSLLPLSTPFALAPMAGMTDTAFRRLVKRQGGCGLVVTEMVSSEGLVRGLDRTLQYVEFTEEERPVAVQLFGGDPEKMARAALILEGIGADAVDVNMGCPVPKVAKGNAGCRLMREPDRAAAIVQAMTRAVSIPVTVKMRAGWNDREVNAPELARLVEKAGAAAISVHGRTAAQSYGGRADWDLIARVARAVSIPVFGNGDCTEPHDLLRRLEESGVAGILVGRGVLRNPWIFAQAAALAAGRAVPETSLAERGRFLLEYIDLLLTERVNEPADFRHEAAGSRRSTQRPQATEGHSMTEGASAISGHSVSIGVQGAGGPDRGHDRWVINKVRALSAWFTRGLDNGSHLRQLVNHTDSLPELRKQIRDFFGV
- a CDS encoding UpxY family transcription antiterminator; protein product: MPGAYEPAQQKPSVPTERSGPDSPSTSAEPWYAVWTRSRAEKAVHDQLASKDIEVFLPTVMRWSRWKDRSKQIDWPLFPGYCFARFESHDALKILTCTGVATIVSFDGKLAPIPDSEVSSIRRLVTSGLQYDPCPFIQEGDPVEVVHGPLTGVKGHLVKKGPRARLVLSVYLISRAVVVTVDAADIRKM
- a CDS encoding peptidylprolyl isomerase; the protein is MFSTTRLVRPLVFVVALATVGLVTVRAEIIEQVLVKVNGDIITKSDLETRQVAALRQRGNQANMSDADLKKAIAEMTPQIIVETIDEMLLLQRGKDLGYKLTDDRFKQIVDNIKKENKIETEEQFEGALKAENLTLADLRRSIEKSAVITQVQQAEVLGRISVSEEEAHKYFDGHKSDFTSPATMMLREILVSVPKSAKGMNVAEDEAAKTKAETIRGRVAGGENFEKVVGEASDAASKANGGLIGPISKDDLAPELRKVFDTMKQGDVTPVLRTAGGYQIFKIETLNAAAVLAFDQARDQIADKVANTKRAAEFQKFLQKLRAQAIIDWKNADLKKLYDKRVGEELTVPAKG
- the mfd gene encoding transcription-repair coupling factor, whose translation is MSTSLTLQALLKATINKVALGVPGPTRVTGLSPAAQALYLAAAANRQAPAPRPGTTGSTIVVVVPTDADVEQTTADVRFFLAALEGLSDAAVLQAVLPFPSHEVDPYRGLSPHLGVLSARTRALHAAATGTARVIVASATAMLPRVSAPTRLLEASLELKSSNDIDPYALAELLVDAGFTRQDPVDSHGEFCVRGGVIDIFPAGSAQPVRLDFVGDTVESIRQFDPATQRSTGEVERVTIVPLKEVFGDRAQPAGPASRPVEDDKDPARQASWPADDDDSDDPDDSDDDVVAPPFDPSAKPAPNIEPGDRSATLLDFVKRPLLFVCETDDVRARAEKSIDQLAGSYRDVIDRTGPQPVPPIPAPETLFIPLDDLTALFDLATHLDELDVRAIDTEHAEHAASDRPDRPEGQHQAPGPEHLAPFSCQPSIEFRGRIADWVAAIKSARQSGETVLFVAETPGRAERTVEVLSDYELIAVPVFVDPRQRENVQARGEMAHAAAVLVAVGTLSRGFRLPDAGLQIFAESDVFEEERRAADRRRSASRAFLSDFRDLKVGDFVVHVDHGIGRFVGLRQISTDPYSESTQEFLELRYAGDDKLFVPVERLDLLQKYTGASRPSLDRMGGTTWERAKTRVKKAMRDMAEELLKLYAQRKAVPGHSFSPDTHWQEEFEGTFPYDLTVDQKAAISDIKSDMESSTPMDRLLCGDVGYGKTEVAMRAAFKAVMDGKQVAFLAPTTVLAFQHLKTLRERFAGFPVRIDMVSRFRTKGEIKQTLTDLAEGKIEAIVGTHRLLSKDVLFKDLGLLVVDEEQRFGVAHKERIKQMRRKVDVLTMTATPIPRTLNMSLVGIRDMSIIETPPKDRLAIQTNVVRFDQQLIARVVRNELARGGQIYFVHNRVESIYAIGDLVQRLVPEAKIVIGHGQMSEDALERAMVDFVARKYDILLATTIVENGLDIPNVNTILINRADRYGLSQLYQLRGRVGRSDRPAYAYLLIPPGNTLSPIARKRLAAIREFSDLGSGFRVAALDLEIRGAGNLLGGEQSGHIEAIGFEMYMKLLEQTVRELKGEEVEDETRATVNLNIDLRIGEAYVPEQSQRLALYRRVAGSRTDRELEGIIEEIQDRYGPMPAEVLNLVDYGRIRIMADRIGVEKIDRQGSSVVFTFKGQGGPDPNLVIRLVREHPEVTLAPPASLKLDLNWKAKVRDAGRALKPADRAGRGAASFTRSPVGSGDLRRARRPQGTSWWTARATEDEVRPGFSKEAILRPTKEDPRGPDGVLTRVAGVLSELVGSK